In Sciurus carolinensis chromosome 4, mSciCar1.2, whole genome shotgun sequence, the sequence CAACAAAgtagaagtctttttttttttcctgtaggaACGAAGCGATTTGAATTTTCAGGGTAACTGATATACTTCCACCTTCTGGAAGCAGTAGAAAGTAAGAATAGCAATTGAATTGGAGAAGCTGTATAGGATCCTACAAATCCAAATATGGCTTCTAGGGTCCCAACTCTATACTTGAAATAAGCAAACCCAAAAAACCACATCATATCTAAGAGGTACAAATCAAAATTGTCCAGTAGATCCAGAGATCACTAGTATCATAATGTTTATTAGACTTCAAAGCTTCTGAAGAAGAAATAATGCTATCTGATAGTTAAGATTTCCTTCATACCTTTACTTtgcaataattttgaaaagatctCAATTTTCTTATGACATTTGTTCTCATGATTTGATTCCAgctgaaggattttatttttgagactctCACATTCTAAAGAGGTGTTTGTCAAAAGTTGTTCCTTTAAGTAGTTGTCCTTTTGCATAATGTGGTAATTTTTGCTGAAGTTTCCTAGAATTTCCTGCTGATGAtgtttttcttgaatattctgaaaaactaaaattaacagcatagaaataatacaaaaagtattcataatgaataaatattgaaatttaagCCAAAAGAAAAAGCTTCACTTTGAAAACCAACTCATATTAGTAATTTGACATTTAGAAAGTAACACCTCAGTGAACTGatcatagaaatggaatcatcaaATTTCTCACTATTAGCAACAtaagtgtaaaataaaaaaataagctagCGGAATAAAATTTTGATGGTAACACCTTACCTTTcaatttagttcatttttaacaaataagtACTGAAGTAAAAATCAATCAGTCAACATTTAATACATCCTCTGAGTATAACAATCTGAACTAAGAAACATGAGGAGATGTTATAACTATTACGAAAGCAGATGGAATGTccacaggagaaaagaaaataatattgggATATGTCATTTTATCTAAGCGTATCAATGATTTTCtctaaagataagaaaatttcaaaaatgataaaGCTTAAATTCAAGATCATTTAACAtctatgtacagatttttttcactaagttattttctaattatattattagaaacaaatcaagaaaaagctataatttcttttgaacagttatttctcaaaaatgtcTATCTCAGATTCATAATAACCTGAACACAGATGGCAGAATATCACTCAATCCCCTACTAGAAGGAATATGACTATGTATCAGAATAAGTGATATAGCTCACCACAGACTCAGAGTCCATGGAATAggtaagtaaaatgaaaatggctTTGCAATATGTCCAGGAAAAAAGCCTCACTCAAAGACCTGAGCTACTAGGTCATTCCCTGACTACAGAAAGGAACTAATGGATGAAGCATGTTAACGTCTGCACAATTAGTGTCTAATGCTCAGTACTCAGACAAGAAAGCTGTATTTCAGTTACTCACTCTTGATCACCAACACTATGACTGTTGTCAACAAAAGTAAACAGAAGATTCCAAGAGTCACTGCAATGAATTTCCAGGACACTGAAaactctttaaattaaaaaaagaaagaaaataagcatcaCAGAAAGAGCCCAGGCCCACTACTAACCGTAACCTTGGGATACCATATGAAAAAAGGaactagaaatttttcaaaaatatattatacaAGTTGATTCAAATTCATAATCTAGGAATCACAGTTTTAAAGTTTTAGGTTTCTAGTTGACATATGCCAATTGTAGAAATCCTACATATAGGAACAGTTCTATAGGATTTCAAAAGCACATCCCTTACAAAAAACACTAAAGGCAATAGACAAAATTCATACAAGAGACCCCAAATTGATGTGTATTCCTGGTCTATGTGATCATAAACAATCATGTAGAGGAGAGAAAGATCAGTCAATAGTTTTGATAAATTAGAAGCTAATAGTGAATGCTTGTAAGCTCAAATGTGATAGAGGGTCATACTTAAAAGAGTTTCTAGAAAtcaactttctcttttctttcattaattttagttttttctagACAATACTATATTTATTCTTGTGCTTTTGAAGTCCTTGATATCTGAAGGCTGAATTTCTAATGATCACTAAATCAAGTAAGCTTTCAATTTAGAGTTTAATTTTGACAGTATTTGATGGGAGAATAGAAATATAGAACAGAAAAATTAGAACTCCCCtttgatttgaacattttttaccATTAAATTTTGGTAAGTATTTAAGAAACCTAAAATATCTTATGTCtgaacaaaacatttatttttaatatatgcatttcatttttctaagacttttattTCTCTAGCAAATTCAGTGTTTCTTCAGACTTCAGTTTGTCCTTTACTTTTAAAGGTCTCACAAATTCTTTTTGGTCAGATTTGAATGAAAACATCCTATTAGTTTatcaaattcaaaaatatttactcattTCTCCATtgtcacaaatttttttaaaaaacttccatTCTATAATTCTACTCCATTTATGGTTCATATTACCAGCTGATAACCAGAAGTGCAAACGGGatctttattcaaatttcaaaattttggcAATTCATAAGAAACAGGTTAATTTAGATGCTTAAAATATATACCTTTATCAGCGGCTTTTCTAGGACTCCGAGTAACATCACATCTTAATCTATTCTGTGACTCTGAAGGAGACTGAAGAAATCTAAGGGTTGAATAAGTCACCTCCTGATCACTCATCTTTGGAGTAAGAAGAGAAATATGTTTTACATTAAAACCTTGCCATGTGAtaacttctttataaagaaaaatgaaaatggcgGCCTATATAAACATATCAGGTTTTGATGTTGAGAGGTATGTGTACATGTATCTGTGGGTGGGTGTTTATTAACTCCTTTAAGTACATAAAATTTATAGACTGAACCTGatttatgaaagaaatgaaaaaccttTCAACATTTCTGTTTAAGTCATTTATACTCCTAGTGAATCACTGTCATGATTACTAGAAAATATGGAGAGAAAAATCTACCACTAGATTATGTTGCTATTGGTCCAGCCAATTTTGctcaaaatgttcaacatacatatacaaatgttAGGCCAAATTGTTTCCAACTCAAACCACTAAAACAGTTTTAAACTgtcaattcaaataaaaaattcaaagtattctgaaaaattaaaatatctttgctttttaaaaatgtatacatgttCTGGCATACATATTAAAAAATCCTTGAATTCTTTGTAATTACACATTACTATACCAGTGTTTCCCCAAGTATATCACAGACACCCTTCTGCAAAAGAATTGAGGGCTAATATTGCAAACCACTTAACAGTTTCAGAGTCCAGTGCCTGTACAAAACGTGATATATAAAAATCTCTTCAGGCCAGGtgaggtggcgcacacctgtaatcccagcagctcgggaggctgaggtaggaggatcagaagttcaaagtcagcctcagcaaaagcgaggcgctaagcaactcagtgagaccctgtctctaaataaaatacaaaaaaaaaaaaaaaaatatatatatatatatatatattatatatatatatatatgatgtggctcagtggtcaagtgctcctgagttcaatccctggtaccctcctcCCAccgaaaataaaaaataaaaaaaattcttcagttgGAGCCTGAACACATGCATTTTCAATCTGAAATGATTTAATGTACATGAAGATTTTATAGATAATTTTCTAGTGTTGATGTTGACAGAAAAGCCtatgtgaaaacaaaatttgTCAATAGGCATTCATTAgttaacataaataaaagattcaatctagtactggggatcaatacagaaagaaattattaagtagtaaatatttaaaatttacctttCTTCTTAATCAGTTTGATAAGACTAtatccaagaaatagaaaatacagaaaaaattataCAGGTACACATGtaattattcttttctgttttttttaatacataaaattttctaaacTGAATTATTCATGGTTCCTctagttttctaagaaaaatattttttctattttaaattcttcaagaTACACAATATGTAAATCATTAGACccaagtaaaaaataattaacttctCAAATCCCTCTCCCTTTATTTTGATAGTAGGAAGGAAAACTCATAGCAtattgagaaagagaaaatggtgaACTACAATTTTCACATCTTTCAGAGTTAAAGCAATTCTAATGCAATCAATAAACAATGCTTTCCTACCAATCTCAAGCTCAAGAATGTGATAAAGTTGTACAAAGCtctgaggaaataaaaacagatgttACCTGTATCTGTGCCATGCAGTGATGCAGACGGAAGAAACTGAACCAAAAATGAATTGACCTTTCCTGTCCTGGATCCCTTAGAGACTGTAAGATGAAAGGCAGAAATAAATTACCTCTGAATGATACTCCGGCTCAAAAATTTCTACCCCTCCTCTTGAACAAAGTGATAAGAGGAAATCATATGTTGAAAGCTGATGTTAACGGAAAAGAAAGGTAGTCATGAGATATATAATCCTCCACTTGAGCTAACCAACCACTTGGTACTCtgcaaaatattcaaaacattaaaaatcaatatttgggGACCAAAAAGACAAAGGAACACATCTttggaaaaaacaagaaaatatctttaaCGAAAATCTAACACACTTAAACTAGTAGTTAAAAGAGATGACTAAAAGATCTACGTATGCATATATACGTATATGTGAGAAATATGTCTAAATTCTTTAGCTCTTGATTTAAATAATAGTCTTTCTGTTAAAAACTTTctcattattatttctcttactagctgggaaaaatattttttcttttttgattttatatttattgcagataaacatattttagaaattacttaaaaaaatccatattccCATCATAAAAAGTTTGGTATTCTTGAAACTTTTATCCATGTTATATTCACTATCAAATTTGATATCTTTccatacaccacatttttttattatttactaataGACAATaagcatttcttcatttaaaaatgtttatctaaaacatgatttttaaaaccatatataaatattattcacatgaatataaaaattatttcagtaataCATTACTATTGGACATTTAGGTTATCTCaagttttcatttgttcatttttggttttgttttgtttttgctggtATTAAAAACTATTTAGTTAGTGATTTTGAGGTCAAAGGGTATATACATTTAAAGAACTCcgattatgtatatatatatatattaatatatatatataaatatatatatatataaaacacaatgCCTTCTAGCCCATTTATACTCAACCAATTGTGTGTGAATGTACacatacttgatttttttaagataaaaagaattatttcccTACTTGAGTTTTGCCCATGAACTTCACTTGAAAAAATTTACCTCTACAAATTTTCAGCAAGGCCTCCCATTTTCACATACGCAGACTTAAAAACAGTTTGTTAAGGCTGGTAATGTAGCTGtcatagagtacttgcctaacaactatagagccctgagttcaatccctagcaccttgAGAAGAGAACCAAaacaggagagaggaaagaaattcaTTTCTATAACTGTTATTATGAGTCAGATCTCTCACTGAAGTTCACTTTCATTTGATTTGGGCTTTTAAAATCTTCTGGCTTCAGTTCTATGAAaccaatttaaattatttttcaaatcaaatgaTCATTGCTAATGGAGTGTGAGGACAGGGAGTGAGGGGGAGAATGGAAGGCAAAATGGATTATGCAGAGACAACCCCCATTCATACTTTGTCTAGTTCTAACCAAATCCTTggcttattctttctttcaccaACCTCTAGCCTGCACTGAACCATTATTCCTCAGAGGGTCTCCATATTCTTCACTTTGGTCATGGCTTCCACCTTTCCTCCAAACTACTTCACAGATAGTCTACAACATGTTCTAAGCCACCCCTTGGACCTAGTTAGTTGTGCtacctgtcttttgtttgtttgtttccaccTGCTCTATTTGTGTCCTGAGACAATTCTTGGTCTCTGAATCCACTGAAGTCTTCCACTTGTCATCATGCCCCAGAAGTCAGATACAATACCTGTCAGACTCGTTTAACTCAATAATGTAAGCAAAGTTTCAAGGGTAAAGGATGGATGCCACCAGAATATTGCTgcttgacattttcttctttctcactaATCCTGGATTGGTTTTTTTCATCCAGAGAAAGAATGTCCCTAGCCTTCtatcaaaaaaagtaaagaaagaaaactctgttGAGAGAAGATAGGGAGTGAGGGTGGAGGAGGTTATATGGTAACTGAGAAAGTGGCAGAGACACTGTACAAAGCCATATTGAAACCTCCCAACACTGGCAGTTGTATATTATTATCAccatttacaaatgaagaaactattATTAAAAGGTTACTTGACTTGTCTAAGAACACCTTATTGCTAATTCTTGAACTATGTTTAAATTAAGTCTTGACAATATAAAGCATGGATAGACAATGGATTCAGAATAGACTGCCCACAAAGCATGAATTCAGGAACCTGAAAAAAAGTGGTTTGAATACCAGTTCTAGCTCTCTTGTATGACTTCATTCAAGTCTCTTAGTTCTCTAGGCCTCAGATTCAACACAGTAAAACGGTAGCAATATGTGCTTTCCACGTTTGTTGTCAGAATTAAGGAAAGCATGTAAGTAAAGTGTTTGACCATAACCTAGTATATATAGAAGAGGCTCTCATTGAATGCTAAATATCATTATTTGAATTTCAAGATTCAAATTCTTCCTAGCCATAAAAATTTGAACAAATCACTGAATCTGCAAAACTCAGTTTCTTCACGTTTCATATGAGTATTGCCATTTCATGGGTttgggagaataaaatgaaattagtactGCAGGTAGGATTTCTTAGACTTCAAAAAAAGTTGGgttgtttgtttgattttccttcttttctataaAGTGGAAGTACCAGAACTGCAACTGCAACCCAGAAATGCTAGCATACCACTGTGGCTTGATCGTAGTTTGTCCCCATGAAAACTCACGTTGAAACTTGAACTAGAGTGTTGGGATGTGGGAACCAGCGGGAGGTGTTTGGGTTATGGGGTGGAGCTCTCATGAATGATTCAGGCCTCTCTCATATGCAAGGTGTTGCTCTCACAAGATTAGTTACTGTTATAGCAGGTTGTTTTAAAACAAGTTTACTCCTTGTGTTCTGTTTTTCATGCACTCCAATTGTCCTTCCACTTTCTGCCATGAGTTGAAACATCATGAGGCCCTTACCAGATGAGACCACCTGATCTtaatttcccagcctccaggactgtgaaccaaaataaaattattttctttataaattatccactCCCAGGTGTtttgctatagcaacagaaaatgaacgaAGACACACTGAACTACACTCTTTATCCTACCATATCAAACTTGGAAGGCAggtatttggaagaaaaaggtAAGGATGGCACATGGACATAATTTAGGAGCTATAAAACATAGGGCAGCATATCACTACTGCTTCAGAAAAACCATTCTGTGGCCTCGGATCAGggcatttatattgtattgtcCCATGAAGATATTGGTGacattgagggtttttttttttttttttcctgttttaatttaCATCCACATAGCCAGTGAGGGGGTGGATAGTCCTAAGGATGGAGGCTAAATAAGTCAAAGCACTTTTTCTTAAACTTCTTACATATTACCTCTTCTAACATAATGTAAAGTCCATAAAGGTTAGTAACTTTGTCTTACTCAATATTATAGTAACAGAACATATAAGAGGCATGATGCCTACCAGTATGCTTGATGAGCAAAAAGATGTTGAGTAAATGACcataaaaatctagatttttcagttttagaacaGAATGATACAAATGATTGAAAAGCCACATTGTGTAACAGATcctctaaaatctttttcttaCTAGGCTCTGAATTTCTGAAAAAGGCAAACTTGTTTAAATAAGACAACTAGTTTTAGAAGTAACTTCAGATAGAATTAATTGAAACTCCTAATGTGGCTCTTTGATCAAAGCAGCACAAAACTGGAAGTACTAAACtttattataacaaaattaataaaacagaaaaatgagaaattggaaGAATGTTCTGAATGCTCTAGAACTTTCTTTCAAATTCACTTTTGtacaaaacacacatacatataaacatgaatatataaagtattcatttattttctgaccGCTTTGCtgcaagtcttttttttaatttggtaaacCACGTATTTTACCCATTCCTTTCTGGTGATACAGTTAGCTAGAAGCTCTGCACACAGCTTCTAATCACACCTTCAGACCTTCCGGTCACACCCTCAAACCtcaatgtttttatcatttcACAGCTCTATGCTATTCTTCCTTTCTCAAGCTGAAGTGACAGATGTCTGGAATAACCACCAGCTCACAGGGAATGATGGTCTGAATCACCTCACGGAGAGGAGTAACCACTCCTGACCAAGGTTCCATTTTGTATACTCATCCTCATGATTAACCTTCATACCACCAAAAAACACTAAGTTCCTGGACTCTTAGAGTAAAAAACAAAGACCTCTATTTTGAGATTTCCTGTTCCTCTAACCacctgtttttccttcttctatttataaaaaaagatatttcaatgCTCTAGATTTAAAATACTCTATATTATCCTAATGGGGCCTCAATCAGTAAAAGTAACCAAATAAGGACACCTCaggaactaaagaaaaataataaaagaatggcAATAAGGATTTCATGTGTCCACTTGGACTCTGTGCCACTAAGGAATAGTTGATGCACAGGTTGACAGAGGAAATAGTTAATAGTTAATCTTAATCCATAATTAAGATTTTGGATTCTTAAATCAGTGTTCAGTGCACTCTTTATCATACAGTTCAGAGAAATGGGACAAGGCAGATAGTAGAGACACTGAGCAGTTCTTCAACTTTACTGTTCATCACTTGAGGAATTTGCCAAGGCAAAATTCGAGCTCACTTCAAATCCCTTTACTTGTGGCATTTTACTATTTTGGGGGGTTCTTTTATTCTAGCTCATTATACATTAAAGCTAGGAAtccaataattaaaataatcattggGGATCAGTGGTTGAATTTACAACACACAAGACATATTCAAAAGTCTCACCTATTTTAGGCCAAGATAAAGTAATCTAACAATAGAATATCTAAAATGAGCTCAGCtaacatttatattcatattaaaatgtCCACCTGAATAAACTCATCTCAATCTGTTAGCCAGTTTTTCATAaaagtgaccaaaatacctgacaagaacaacttaagaaGACTTAAGATAATtttggctcaccatttcagaggtctcagtccatagttagtcaactctattgctctgggccctagGTGAGGCAGATCATGGTGGAAAAGAAAAGTTGCTGAGCTGTGACAGTCAGGAAGTAGAGAAATCAAGAGGAAGAGGCCAGCTagagagaagataaacccttccaaggcatgtccccagtgacctatttcctccaaatAGGTCTTACCACCCAGTAGTtcatgaattaatccactgatgaggtcacagccctcatgatccaatcactttcctaAAAGCAtacctctgaactttgctgcaCTGAGGACTATGCAGATTGtgacatgagactttgggggacattccagaatCAAACTCTATCATTACTCATAAAATGCTTGCCTGTATTCTTATTTTAGAAGCCGAGGCATAGAACAtggaaaggcaaaataaaaatctatatatataaaacagagtATAATAAAACCTGGCAGATCATAAATATTCTCATATCCTCCTTGTGCTGTATATGCTGCTTTCCTTGAGCAAAGTTAGAGCTGTACTCAAGACCATGAGAAATTAGAATCACAGTTATACCACATCCAAAAGACACATCCTTATCTATGTGTTCAAATTTGTAACTCTGTGGTGTTGAGTATGTACATATGCAAAGATTTGTGGTAATCAAAAGGTTtccacagcaataaaaatgaatatcatcTGTCTCAGAGGAAATTACAAAGGCAAATATTCTAAAGGCAGTAAGACTACCAGATGCTGGATACACTAAGGTCTTGGATGCAAAACCAGCAATTGAAAAAGTTTAATTATTGTGAAAAGTATCTTCATTAATGGAGGAGGTAAGGGGAAATATGTGTTGGCTGACATAAGTGCAGAATGTGAATCTAATTTCAAATAAAACTAGCGATgtacaaaacttttaaattttttttttagttttgatggatattttatttatatgtggtactgagaactgaacccagggcctcacacatgctaagcaagcactctactactgagctacaactccaatcCCAAAACTTAACTTTTAAATGAGCATTGTCTATCAGCAGTTTACAATCAAGTAAAAGCCAGTTTGAACACATGAGATATAAGAAAATCAtagataaaaatacaaactattaATCCTAGCGACCTATTCTCTGATCTTGATCTGAGTATGAGAAATCTTCAGAGATAGTGGGGATAGAGCAAAAAAATACTAAAGTTAGAGAATGGTTCAGAGTTCGTTTGTTAAAGACTTTTTAATCTAAAGAATATTTCTCCCTGACCATGCTCAACCTTGAGTAGATCAATTTATTCAACAAGAGGTTTAGACTGCTATTTTGAGAAACAACTAATAACTGTGGGCACACTAGAAGTTCAGAGCAtttgttcctctttctctttggatTAACATGTAAGTGAAAGAGAATTATGACATATTTTACACTGTACATTCATCAAAGTCTACAATTTGAAtaggaacatttatttcatacAGGAAAACTGAAGATGAGTCTTACCTTGCACAAGTGTTTCAAAACTGACTTTCCCTAAGAAATCTGAAAAGAgccatgcatttttaaaattttaatggttctttttagttatacatgacagtattttgacatactatacatacctggagtataacttcccatttttgtggttgtacataatatgaagttacactggttgtatattcatatatggacatgggaaagttatgtccaattcattcaaGCCCTGCATTTTTGAGCAGTGAAACCAGCTGGTGTTCCACTGCCAAAAGTGTAGCCACTaaacatttatttactatttcatcaaaattaaacagcatgcacatacacacagcacatacacacacacacaaacccagtCTTTTGacactaagtgaaaaaaaatgaggattgtAAGATTTACTACAATCGATTGAATGGTCAGTG encodes:
- the LOC124981967 gene encoding killer cell lectin-like receptor 2 isoform X3 → MSDQEVTYSTLRFLQSPSESQNRLRCDVTRSPRKAADKEFSVSWKFIAVTLGIFCLLLLTTVIVLVIKIFQNIQEKHHQQEILGNFSKNYHIMQKDNYLKEQLLTNTSLECESLKNKILQLESNHENKCHKKIEIFSKLLQSKGMLCEGHWICCGVKCYHFTKSKKNWEECKKTCQDNGLSLLKINDEDERVFLKQQAGKNIYWIGLSYDKRERKWKWIDSDTSSGISLPMMTLPARGHCVFLTAIREDDIECTNAYSCICEKRFDSISSALMCDEKKR
- the LOC124981967 gene encoding killer cell lectin-like receptor 2 isoform X1, whose amino-acid sequence is MSLRDPGQERSIHFWFSFFRLHHCMAQIQMSDQEVTYSTLRFLQSPSESQNRLRCDVTRSPRKAADKEFSVSWKFIAVTLGIFCLLLLTTVIVLVIKIFQNIQEKHHQQEILGNFSKNYHIMQKDNYLKEQLLTNTSLECESLKNKILQLESNHENKCHKKIEIFSKLLQSKGMLCEGHWICCGVKCYHFTKSKKNWEECKKTCQDNGLSLLKINDEDERVFLKQQAGKNIYWIGLSYDKRERKWKWIDSDTSSGISLPMMTLPARGHCVFLTAIREDDIECTNAYSCICEKRFDSISSALMCDEKKR
- the LOC124981967 gene encoding killer cell lectin-like receptor 2 isoform X2; translated protein: MAQIQMSDQEVTYSTLRFLQSPSESQNRLRCDVTRSPRKAADKEFSVSWKFIAVTLGIFCLLLLTTVIVLVIKIFQNIQEKHHQQEILGNFSKNYHIMQKDNYLKEQLLTNTSLECESLKNKILQLESNHENKCHKKIEIFSKLLQSKGMLCEGHWICCGVKCYHFTKSKKNWEECKKTCQDNGLSLLKINDEDERVFLKQQAGKNIYWIGLSYDKRERKWKWIDSDTSSGISLPMMTLPARGHCVFLTAIREDDIECTNAYSCICEKRFDSISSALMCDEKKR